acttacgtgtctaaggaggattattgtttacctgagagctgttctcatctccaaacgctgagatccagattcgcttgtagtcttctctaaataaagacgcggctctagttgctggtgattgtcctgtctctacagatttggtaagtgagcgaccagtgctctttgtgtattcagtttgctcgtatcgaactaagttaactattgcaccgagtcaccgagtgtaaacatgttagcatcacaaccaaactttaacctcgtgtagggtttttaccgcatttagtgaccagaataacacacgcggctttctgacgctacctgccgtgtgcatctaagtttccgggaaatgtggaggttttttttctctcattcgccgtgcggtatcaaacattgcatgaaaaatacacgcttagagcagttcctcgaatcaaataactcgtttgtcgcgaggggcatgaatgaattccctgaatgaaagagccaaactgcagttaaagtccaacatttaataatttggcaaacaattcgactacagatgtctatGTAGGTTAAACaacatcactttctcctgtctgtgtattttgactctgaaactcgcgcgtgcccaaatagacactcccacaccatcccactttagttcctccgacactcccccctaaacagagctggacacgcccacttttctgactttttccaaagtagaggtgtgaaaacaccctgctgaaacgagggggtttcatggccctttaataatattttggcaaattgaaccaaatgaatgaaatgactcgaaaaaagattcgttcatctcgatgaacgagactcaaagatccttGTCAgcaaaatgatccgaacttcctaTCACTATTATGAACGTATATAACCAGAATTAATatgctacagaaaaaaaaaaaacattaatttcctAAAATTCTAAGCATTTAGTCTATACTTTAGTTGTTTAGTAATACATTACTTCCTAAACCTAATTACTGAGTTCATGCAGAAGGATAAATCACACTGTGTAATCTTAATCTTTGACTTTCAGAGCATTCACACAAAGCAGAAGCTAGTTGTAGTCTGTTTGTTGCCTGTTGACAATCGGCTGATGCTAAACCTTCAGTTCAGGGACAATTGTGAATTTGTTCTGaatgatcatttttgttttatgcacTGGATTAAAATAAGTTTCCTAAACACAAAAATTTCATTTGAACTGATATTCAGCCAATATGTCACTCACGCTTTACTTTCTTTCTAAATACACAAAggcaaaaatatttaattgtataaGCAATCACCAATGCAAATACAAAACCCGTCACCATTAATGTCAGAATAACATCTATAGAGTGGTACTCAATCCAGGACATTCTAAAAGACTGTGTCCGTAAATGAGGAGCTCCTTTGTTCCTCATGACAAACTCGATCCAGAACATGGCACGATCAAGAGGTTTCAATGGCTGGTCGTGGTGCAGCTTGGACAGTctctgcatgttctctctgtaaGACGGATTATACAAAACCTCCTTTAATGCTTCCAGAAACACAGTCTTGTCCAAAGTTGCAATGTCTACAATCTTTGCTGTCCCTTTTGCTTCCATTCTGAAGAGATTATCAGGCTGATCGAAAACTAAAGGTAGACCCAAGATGGGCACTCCATGGTAGATGGCTTCCTGAATTCCGTTGGTTCCTCCATGTGCCACAAATACTTTAATCTGGGGATGTCCGAGCAGGTCATTCTGAGGGAGCCATTCTACAAGTAAGGTGTTGTTACCAAGAGTCACAGGTCGTGGTCCTGTATACCTCCAGATCACTTTTTGAGGAAGCTCCGCAAAAGCCGCTGCTATGTCATCAGTCATATCTTGTGGAAGCTGAGCAATGAGAGTGCCTAAAGACATGACAATGACTCCATGCTCTCCCGAGCTTTCCACAAACTTTTCAAGATCATTTGGAAGCGGCTTGGCAGGTTTACACTGGAAACCACTCATATAGACAATATTGGGCATTGTAGGTCGTGGAAACTCAAAGGTAAAGTCATTCCTCATGAGCCAAATATCTGCATCCTGGAAAAGTGAGAAATATGTAACATTGGGGCCAAAATGTTTGTGACAGAAAGGCGCATAGATGGGTTCAACCATGATTTGCATCTGGATCTGGCTGATTAAGTATATCAAAACATTCTTGACACGTTGAAGGAAGGACATCTTGTCCGTAAGCTCTACTCCTGGAACAGGGATGTAAGACAGAGGAGAAGGGGCAATAGCGAAATGTCCCTCTCCCTGAATTGTCCACCGAACGTTAAAGACTAAAGGAATATTAAACTTATAAGCTAGGATTGGACCACCTCCAACAGCGGGGTCTGCTAGCACCACATCAAATTTAGCATCTTGGATGGAGTTCATAACTTTTTCGTCTTCTAACATTCTGTCCATCA
The DNA window shown above is from Danio rerio strain Tuebingen ecotype United States chromosome 25, GRCz12tu, whole genome shotgun sequence and carries:
- the ugt5a1 gene encoding UDP glucuronosyltransferase 5 family, polypeptide A1 precursor (The RefSeq protein has 2 substitutions compared to this genomic sequence), with the translated sequence MHHSARLCLFSLLCVLSGTYGGKVLVFPLDGSHWVNMKVLIEELHRKGHNVTVVRPSNSWYIKEESPFYSSITIPNTGGFDEEFSGLLINRLLEIKRGGYFVLNRVRLEFEIMMKFKTMHEDMLQMMDRMLEDEKVMNSIQDAKFDVVLADPAVGGGPILAYKFNIPLVFNVRWTIQGEGHFAIAPSPLSYIPVPGVELTDKMSFLQRVKNVLIYLISQIQMQIMVEPIYAPFCHKHFGPNVTYFSLFQDADIWLMRNDFTFEFPRPTMPNIVYMSGFQCKPAKPLPNDLEKFVESSGEHGVIVMSLGTLIAQLPQDMTDDIAAAFAELPQKVIWRYTGPRPVTLGNNTLLVEWLPQNDLLGHPQIKVFVAHGGTNGIQEAIYHGVPILGLPLVFDQPDNLFRMEAKGTAKIVDIATLDKTVFLEALKEVLYNPSYRENMQRLSKLHHDQPLKPLDRAMFWIEFVMRNKGAPHLRTQSFRMSWIEYHSIDVILTLMVTGFVFALMIGYTIKYFCLCVFRKKVKRE